The following are encoded together in the Pseudomonas xantholysinigenes genome:
- a CDS encoding glutathione S-transferase family protein — protein sequence MGLLIDGRWHDQWYQTSKDGAFQRESAQRRNSLPAAEAGRYHLYVSLACPWAHRTLILRAIKGLEPLIDVSVVSWLMGEHGWTFDQQEGSSGDHLDALQYLHQRYTQDDPHYTGRVTVPVLWDKQQKRIVNNESAEIIRIFNTAFNELTGNTLDLYPESLRATIDALNERIYPAVNNGVYRAGFATSQDAYEKAFDEVFNELDQLEALLDGQRYLAGEYLTEADVRLFTTLVRFDAVYHGHFKCNLRRLSDYPNLSNWLREIYQWPGVAGTVNMEHIQKHYYMSHKTINPNGIVPKGPLQDFGLAHDRERLSGRGIWQG from the coding sequence ATGGGCCTTTTGATCGATGGTCGCTGGCATGACCAGTGGTACCAGACCAGCAAGGACGGTGCCTTCCAGCGCGAGAGCGCGCAGCGCCGCAACTCATTGCCCGCCGCCGAGGCCGGCCGCTACCACCTGTACGTGTCGCTGGCCTGCCCCTGGGCCCACCGCACGCTGATCCTGCGCGCCATCAAGGGCCTGGAACCGCTGATCGACGTATCGGTGGTCAGCTGGCTGATGGGCGAGCACGGCTGGACTTTCGACCAGCAGGAAGGCTCCAGCGGCGATCACCTCGACGCACTGCAGTACCTGCACCAGCGCTACACCCAGGACGATCCGCACTACACCGGGCGCGTGACCGTGCCGGTGCTGTGGGACAAACAGCAAAAGCGCATCGTCAACAATGAGTCGGCGGAGATCATCCGCATCTTCAACACCGCGTTCAACGAACTGACCGGCAATACCCTGGACCTGTACCCCGAGTCGCTGCGCGCCACCATCGACGCGCTCAACGAACGCATCTACCCGGCGGTGAACAACGGTGTGTACCGCGCCGGTTTTGCCACTTCGCAAGACGCCTACGAAAAGGCCTTCGACGAGGTGTTCAACGAACTGGATCAGTTGGAGGCGCTACTGGATGGCCAGCGTTATCTGGCCGGGGAATACCTGACCGAAGCCGATGTGCGGCTGTTCACTACCCTGGTGCGCTTCGATGCGGTGTACCACGGGCACTTCAAGTGCAACCTGCGGCGTCTGAGCGACTACCCGAACCTGTCCAACTGGCTGCGCGAGATCTACCAATGGCCGGGCGTGGCCGGCACGGTGAACATGGAGCATATCCAGAAGCACTATTACATGAGCCACAAGACCATCAACCCGAACGGGATAGTGCCCAAGGGGCCGCTGCAGGACTTTGGCCTGGCGCATGACCGGGAACGGTTATCGGGCAGAGGGATCTGGCAGGGTTGA
- a CDS encoding glycosyl transferase family protein has translation MTLETPAEHPFAEFVRILGKGKRGARGLTREEARAAMTLLLEGKVEDTQLGAFLMLLRHKEESAEELAGFTEALRAHLQAPRIAVDLDWPSYAGKKRHLPWYLLAAKCLANNDVRILMHGGGAHTAGRLYSEQLLALLDIPLCRDWTTVSQALDDHGLAFFPLQDWAPQLQRMIDLRNTLGLRSPIHSLARVLNPLAAHCGLQSIFHPGYQAVHREASRLLGDNALVIKGDGGEIEVNPDVISHLYGAAGGAAWDEEWPALSAQRHVKPSSLQPQHLLAVWRGEAEDSYGELAVVATMALALRGLGLGREQAFTQARAYWHARN, from the coding sequence CTGACCCTGGAAACCCCGGCCGAACACCCCTTCGCCGAATTTGTGCGCATCCTTGGCAAAGGCAAGCGCGGCGCCCGCGGCCTGACCCGCGAGGAGGCCCGCGCAGCCATGACCCTGTTGCTCGAAGGCAAGGTCGAGGATACCCAGCTCGGCGCCTTCCTGATGCTGCTGCGCCACAAGGAAGAAAGCGCCGAAGAGCTGGCCGGTTTCACCGAGGCCCTGCGCGCGCATCTGCAGGCGCCGCGCATTGCCGTCGACCTCGACTGGCCAAGCTATGCGGGCAAGAAGCGCCACCTGCCCTGGTACCTGCTGGCCGCCAAGTGCCTGGCCAACAATGACGTGCGCATCCTGATGCATGGCGGCGGCGCCCATACGGCCGGCCGGCTGTACAGCGAGCAGTTGCTTGCTCTGCTGGACATCCCGCTGTGCCGCGATTGGACTACGGTGAGCCAGGCCCTGGATGACCACGGGCTGGCGTTTTTCCCGCTGCAGGACTGGGCTCCGCAGCTGCAACGCATGATCGACCTGCGCAACACCCTCGGCCTGCGCTCGCCCATCCACTCGCTGGCGCGGGTGCTCAACCCGCTGGCGGCCCACTGCGGCCTGCAAAGTATCTTCCACCCCGGCTACCAGGCTGTGCACCGCGAGGCCAGCCGCCTGCTCGGCGACAACGCCCTGGTGATCAAGGGCGACGGTGGCGAGATCGAGGTCAACCCCGATGTTATCAGCCACCTCTATGGCGCCGCAGGTGGCGCAGCCTGGGACGAAGAATGGCCCGCCCTCAGCGCCCAGCGCCATGTGAAGCCATCCAGCCTGCAACCGCAGCACCTGCTGGCGGTATGGCGCGGCGAGGCCGAGGACAGCTATGGCGAACTGGCCGTGGTCGCGACCATGGCCCTGGCGCTGCGCGGCCTTGGCCTGGGTCGCGAGCAAGCCTTCACTCAGGCAAGGGCCTACTGGCACGCACGCAATTAA
- a CDS encoding TusE/DsrC/DsvC family sulfur relay protein, which translates to MSTLNVGDRTIALDKDGFLVELQDWSREVAEALAAREGIALTAEHWEILELLRQFYEEYQLSPATRPLIKYTALKLGAEKGNSPHLNRLFNGTPAKLAAKLAGLPKPTNCI; encoded by the coding sequence ATGAGCACCCTGAATGTCGGCGATCGCACGATTGCCCTGGACAAAGACGGCTTCCTGGTCGAGCTGCAAGACTGGTCCCGCGAGGTCGCCGAAGCCCTCGCCGCTCGCGAAGGCATCGCCCTGACGGCGGAGCACTGGGAGATCCTCGAACTGCTGCGCCAGTTCTACGAGGAATACCAACTCTCCCCGGCCACCCGCCCGCTGATCAAGTACACCGCGCTCAAGCTAGGTGCGGAAAAAGGCAACAGCCCGCACCTGAACCGCCTGTTCAATGGCACCCCCGCCAAACTTGCCGCCAAGCTGGCGGGCCTGCCGAAGCCGACCAACTGCATATGA
- the tusB gene encoding sulfurtransferase complex subunit TusB has product MTTLHVIAHSPFGDERLASCLRLLGPQDALLLCGDATYALKAGSEPFAALQAADLGERLFALEEDLQARALDGQPAKALDYPAFVELTLYFDKVNSWL; this is encoded by the coding sequence ATGACGACCCTGCATGTAATCGCCCATTCGCCCTTCGGTGACGAGCGCCTGGCCAGCTGCCTGCGCTTGCTGGGCCCGCAAGACGCACTGCTGCTGTGCGGCGACGCCACCTACGCACTCAAGGCCGGAAGCGAACCCTTTGCCGCCCTGCAGGCTGCTGACCTTGGCGAACGCCTGTTCGCCCTTGAGGAGGACCTGCAAGCCCGCGCCCTCGACGGCCAACCGGCCAAGGCCTTGGACTACCCCGCCTTCGTCGAACTCACCCTGTACTTCGACAAGGTCAACAGCTGGCTATGA
- the tusC gene encoding sulfurtransferase complex subunit TusC gives MARSLLIISRQAPWSGPSAREALDIALAGGAFDLPLGMLFLDDGVFQLAAGQHPDALQQKNLTANLQALPMFGVEELFACGHSLTRRGLDSSALELPVEVLDDTALAALIARFDQVVTL, from the coding sequence ATGGCCAGGTCCTTGCTGATCATCAGCCGCCAGGCGCCCTGGAGCGGCCCGTCCGCCCGCGAGGCGCTGGACATCGCCCTGGCCGGCGGCGCCTTCGACCTGCCGCTGGGCATGCTGTTCCTCGACGACGGCGTGTTTCAGCTGGCCGCCGGGCAACATCCCGACGCCCTGCAACAGAAGAACTTGACCGCCAACCTCCAGGCCCTGCCGATGTTCGGCGTCGAGGAGCTGTTCGCCTGCGGCCACAGCCTGACCCGCCGCGGCTTGGACAGCAGCGCGCTGGAACTGCCGGTCGAGGTGCTCGACGACACTGCGCTGGCCGCGCTGATTGCCCGTTTCGACCAGGTGGTGACACTCTGA
- the tusD gene encoding sulfurtransferase complex subunit TusD: MKFAIAVFSPAHAPSSRRALRFAEAALAGGHEIARLFFYQDGVHSASANIVAPQDEQDIAAQWRAFVSEHRLDAVVCIAAALRRGVLDDTEANRYQRPAVNLPMPWELSGLGQLHEAAQLADRLVCFGGD, from the coding sequence ATGAAATTCGCCATCGCGGTCTTTTCTCCGGCCCATGCGCCCTCCTCGCGCCGCGCCTTGCGCTTTGCCGAGGCGGCGCTGGCCGGTGGGCATGAAATTGCCCGACTGTTCTTCTACCAGGACGGGGTGCACAGCGCCTCGGCCAATATCGTTGCGCCCCAGGACGAGCAGGATATCGCCGCCCAGTGGCGCGCCTTCGTCAGCGAGCATCGCCTGGACGCAGTGGTGTGCATCGCGGCGGCCCTGCGCCGCGGCGTGCTGGACGATACCGAGGCCAACCGCTACCAGCGCCCAGCGGTGAACCTGCCGATGCCGTGGGAACTGTCTGGCCTGGGCCAGTTGCACGAGGCGGCGCAACTGGCTGACCGCCTGGTCTGCTTTGGAGGTGATTGA
- a CDS encoding nucleobase:cation symporter-2 family protein translates to MSSHEHGPGAAAPANELILGLEDKPRLLIGLLAALQHLLAIIVPIVTPGLLICQALGVSARDTNLIVSMSLVISGIATFVQCKRFGPFGAGLLIVQGTSFNFVGPLIAGGALMVKQGTPVESVMAAIFGVVIAGSFVEMGVSRILPFVKRLITPLVTGIVVLMIGLTLIKVGLISMGGGFGAMANGTFADGENLLLSGVVLAIIVILNRIPVVWMRSCAIVIALAVGYALAGYLGRLDFSGMHQAALFQVPTPLHFGLGFSWALFIPMLVIYLVTSLEAIGDVTATSKVSRQPVEGPVWMQRIKGGVLVNGANSLLAGVFNTFPSSVFAQNNGVIQLTGIASRHIGVWIAAMLILLGLFPSVAGVIQAVPEPVLGGAAMVMFGAVAASGINILASTRLDRRALLIIAVSLSLGLGVAQVPEFLAHMPSALRNVLESGVATGGICALLLNWFLPEGKEQA, encoded by the coding sequence ATGAGTTCACACGAACACGGCCCAGGCGCGGCGGCGCCTGCCAATGAACTGATCCTTGGCCTCGAGGACAAGCCGCGCCTGCTGATCGGCCTGCTGGCAGCCCTGCAGCACCTGTTGGCGATCATCGTGCCGATCGTCACCCCGGGCTTGCTGATCTGCCAGGCCTTGGGCGTGTCGGCGCGGGATACCAACCTGATCGTGTCGATGTCGCTGGTGATCTCGGGGATCGCCACGTTCGTCCAGTGCAAGCGCTTCGGCCCGTTCGGCGCCGGGCTGCTGATCGTCCAGGGCACCAGCTTCAACTTCGTCGGCCCGCTGATTGCCGGTGGCGCATTGATGGTCAAGCAAGGCACGCCGGTGGAAAGCGTGATGGCGGCGATCTTCGGTGTGGTCATCGCCGGTTCGTTCGTGGAAATGGGCGTTTCGCGCATCCTGCCCTTCGTCAAACGCCTGATCACGCCGCTGGTGACCGGTATCGTCGTACTGATGATCGGCCTGACCCTGATCAAGGTCGGCCTGATCAGCATGGGCGGTGGTTTCGGCGCCATGGCCAACGGCACCTTCGCCGACGGCGAGAACCTGTTGCTGTCGGGCGTGGTGCTGGCGATCATCGTCATCCTCAACCGCATCCCGGTGGTATGGATGCGCAGTTGCGCCATCGTCATCGCCCTGGCCGTGGGTTATGCCCTGGCCGGTTACCTGGGGCGCCTGGACTTCAGCGGCATGCACCAGGCCGCGCTGTTCCAGGTACCGACCCCGCTGCATTTTGGCCTGGGCTTCTCCTGGGCACTGTTCATCCCGATGCTGGTGATCTACCTGGTCACGTCCCTGGAAGCCATCGGTGACGTCACCGCCACCAGCAAGGTCTCGCGCCAGCCGGTGGAAGGCCCGGTATGGATGCAGCGGATCAAAGGCGGCGTGCTGGTCAACGGTGCCAACTCGCTGCTGGCCGGTGTGTTCAACACCTTCCCCAGCTCGGTGTTCGCCCAGAACAACGGGGTGATCCAGCTGACCGGCATCGCCAGCCGCCATATCGGTGTCTGGATTGCCGCGATGTTGATCCTGCTGGGGCTGTTCCCCAGCGTCGCCGGGGTGATCCAGGCAGTGCCGGAGCCGGTACTGGGCGGTGCGGCCATGGTGATGTTCGGCGCGGTCGCCGCCTCGGGCATCAATATTCTGGCCAGCACCCGCCTCGACCGCCGCGCCCTGCTGATCATCGCCGTGTCGCTGTCCTTGGGACTGGGTGTGGCGCAGGTGCCGGAATTCCTCGCGCACATGCCATCGGCGCTGCGCAATGTGCTGGAGTCGGGGGTCGCCACCGGCGGCATCTGTGCCCTGCTGCTCAACTGGTTCCTGCCCGAGGGCAAGGAACAGGCCTGA
- a CDS encoding Bax inhibitor-1/YccA family protein has translation MREQDYAVQHGQQVEQQEVSKVLRNTYSLLALTLAFSGIMAFVAQQMRVGYPNIFVVLIGFYGLFFLTNKLRDSAWGLVSTFALTGFMGFILGPILNRYLGMAGGAEVVSSAFAMTALVFGGLSAYVLITRKDMSFLSGFITAGFFVLLGAVVASFFFQISGLQLAISAGFVLFSSVCILFQTSAIIHGGERNYIMATISLYVSIYNLFVSLLQLFGIMGRDD, from the coding sequence ATGCGCGAACAGGATTACGCCGTCCAACACGGCCAGCAGGTCGAGCAGCAGGAGGTCAGCAAGGTCCTGCGCAACACATACAGCCTGCTGGCGCTCACCCTCGCCTTCAGCGGCATCATGGCCTTCGTCGCCCAGCAGATGCGTGTCGGCTACCCGAACATCTTCGTGGTGCTGATCGGCTTCTACGGCCTGTTCTTCCTCACCAACAAGCTGCGTGACTCGGCCTGGGGCCTGGTGTCCACCTTCGCCCTCACCGGCTTCATGGGCTTCATCCTCGGCCCGATCCTCAACCGCTACCTGGGCATGGCCGGTGGCGCCGAAGTGGTCAGCTCGGCCTTCGCCATGACCGCCCTGGTATTCGGTGGCCTGTCGGCCTACGTGCTGATCACCCGCAAGGACATGAGCTTCCTCAGCGGCTTCATCACCGCCGGTTTCTTCGTCCTGCTGGGTGCCGTGGTGGCCAGCTTCTTCTTCCAGATCAGCGGCCTGCAACTGGCGATCAGCGCGGGCTTCGTGCTGTTCTCGTCGGTCTGCATCCTGTTCCAGACCAGCGCCATCATCCATGGTGGCGAGCGCAACTACATCATGGCCACCATCAGCCTGTACGTGTCGATCTACAACCTGTTCGTCAGCCTGCTGCAGCTGTTCGGCATCATGGGTCGCGACGACTGA
- a CDS encoding phospholipase D-like domain-containing protein: MKFTRNIVPLLKAQLQNDPVDLKIFSPYLTGEVALEIARLGKSAKVYTLVNVPVLASGASSYATLKTLLDNQIAVYVLPDLHAKLIIAQDRFVTLGSQNLTQRGETDNLEANIRVRGVSKGIQALVAKMERKATLLTPEYLQRVNEAAQALAAEYAALDKKAERAQRAVIAADRERRAALRSVSGIDAEVRSKLASRPQSNPRECKIKKDERAQYLLKGKELLKWTIDGEDHGLDPQHRYLCVSLAGKLGWVRVNQTRYSFIESQVDIEQGEIKGRATWQMSVDASDKACAARKGDHNLRVTVLNRLNQELCDVFMRYNTEDMDIYPAVLLRKTGKPRACAEERRKAVAWINNNAERFKRDVKRVITSPFKFEKNLTGERADAFFGPEGTSHTLCLVKLRTYVALQVLESTGVPLG; encoded by the coding sequence TTGAAGTTCACGCGCAATATCGTGCCGCTGTTGAAAGCGCAACTGCAAAACGATCCAGTCGATCTGAAGATCTTTTCGCCCTACCTGACCGGCGAAGTTGCGCTGGAGATCGCGCGGCTGGGTAAAAGCGCCAAGGTCTACACGCTGGTCAATGTGCCGGTGCTGGCCTCCGGTGCCTCATCTTATGCCACGCTCAAGACGCTCCTGGATAACCAGATTGCGGTCTACGTCCTGCCGGATCTGCACGCCAAATTGATCATCGCCCAGGATCGCTTCGTGACACTGGGCAGCCAGAACCTGACCCAGCGCGGCGAGACGGACAACCTTGAGGCCAATATCCGTGTACGGGGGGTCAGCAAGGGGATCCAGGCGCTGGTGGCGAAAATGGAGCGCAAGGCGACGCTGCTGACGCCTGAGTATCTGCAAAGGGTGAACGAGGCTGCCCAGGCGCTGGCGGCTGAATATGCCGCCCTGGACAAGAAAGCAGAGCGCGCGCAGCGTGCGGTCATCGCCGCCGATAGAGAGCGGCGGGCGGCGTTACGCAGTGTGAGCGGCATCGATGCCGAAGTGCGTTCGAAACTGGCCAGCCGACCGCAGTCCAATCCCAGGGAATGTAAGATCAAGAAGGACGAACGGGCGCAATATCTGCTTAAGGGCAAGGAACTGCTGAAGTGGACGATCGACGGCGAAGACCACGGCTTGGATCCCCAGCATCGCTACCTGTGCGTCTCCCTGGCCGGCAAGCTTGGCTGGGTCAGGGTCAACCAGACCCGGTATTCGTTCATCGAGAGTCAAGTCGACATCGAACAAGGGGAAATCAAGGGGCGGGCTACCTGGCAGATGTCCGTCGACGCGAGTGACAAGGCCTGCGCCGCCAGGAAAGGTGACCACAACCTGCGGGTGACGGTGCTCAATCGCCTGAACCAGGAACTCTGCGATGTCTTCATGCGCTACAACACCGAGGATATGGATATCTATCCTGCGGTCTTGCTGCGCAAAACGGGCAAGCCCAGGGCGTGCGCCGAAGAGCGACGCAAGGCGGTCGCCTGGATCAACAACAATGCCGAGCGTTTCAAGCGGGATGTCAAACGGGTCATCACCTCGCCATTCAAGTTCGAGAAGAACCTGACAGGTGAGCGGGCGGATGCGTTTTTTGGCCCTGAAGGGACATCCCATACGCTGTGCCTGGTGAAGTTGCGTACTTATGTGGCGCTTCAGGTGCTCGAATCTACCGGAGTGCCCTTGGGATAG
- a CDS encoding LysR substrate-binding domain-containing protein: MSLQEIYWMSAPKRRTAPAIVNHLVAFEAAARLGSFRAAAEELHVTPGAVAQQVRTLEDKLGRALFERLPRGLRPNPDGADYLARVRLALDIVEDATRELLERDTQHDPQQILLSTTPAFASRWLIPRLEQLAQAHPQLALMIDASDGTRPLSGKNAVDLAVRWGSPPFDASYALPLLPGVVVPVCTASLRAGAPWQQPAELAGQPLISDSHNNWQRWFDHHGLPGTRVSGPVFSQTILAIEAAERGMGIALVPRPLVEHALQAGTLVLALEGHALPGKAGFHLLAAQAPAPGSPVEQVVLWLRQQAMD; encoded by the coding sequence ATGAGCCTGCAGGAAATCTACTGGATGAGCGCGCCCAAGCGACGTACCGCCCCCGCCATCGTCAACCACCTGGTGGCCTTCGAGGCTGCCGCCCGCCTGGGCAGCTTCCGCGCGGCCGCCGAGGAGCTGCACGTCACCCCCGGCGCCGTGGCGCAACAGGTACGCACCCTCGAAGACAAACTCGGGCGCGCGCTGTTCGAACGCCTGCCACGAGGCCTGCGGCCCAACCCCGACGGTGCCGACTACCTGGCCCGTGTGCGCCTGGCCCTGGATATCGTCGAAGATGCGACCCGCGAACTGCTCGAGCGCGACACCCAACACGACCCGCAACAGATTCTGCTCAGCACCACGCCGGCCTTCGCCAGCCGTTGGTTGATCCCGCGCCTGGAGCAACTGGCCCAGGCCCACCCACAGCTTGCCCTGATGATCGACGCCTCCGACGGCACCCGACCGCTGAGCGGCAAGAATGCCGTCGACCTTGCCGTGCGCTGGGGCAGTCCGCCATTCGATGCCAGCTACGCCCTGCCCCTGCTGCCTGGCGTGGTGGTGCCGGTATGCACGGCCTCGCTACGCGCCGGCGCCCCTTGGCAACAACCCGCGGAGCTGGCCGGCCAGCCGTTGATTTCCGACAGCCATAACAACTGGCAACGCTGGTTCGACCACCACGGCTTGCCCGGCACCCGCGTCAGCGGCCCGGTGTTCAGCCAGACCATCCTGGCCATCGAAGCCGCCGAACGCGGCATGGGCATCGCCTTGGTACCCCGCCCACTGGTAGAACATGCACTGCAAGCTGGCACCTTGGTATTGGCGCTGGAAGGGCATGCGTTGCCTGGCAAGGCAGGCTTTCATCTGCTGGCAGCACAAGCACCGGCACCGGGCTCGCCGGTCGAACAGGTAGTGCTCTGGTTGCGGCAGCAGGCGATGGATTGA
- a CDS encoding SDR family oxidoreductase yields the protein MTLQKVAIITAGGSGMGAEAARRLAADGFKVAILSSSGKGEALAAELGGIGVTGSNQSVEDLQRLVDTVMQRWGRVDVLVNSAGHGPRAPILELSDDDWHRGMEVYFLNVVRPTRLVTPIMQQQKSGVIINISTFAAFEPDPAFPTSGVFRAGLAAFTKLFADRYAAENIRMNNVLPGFIDSLPEKEEFRSRIPMERYGKAEEVAATVSFLASEGAGYITGQNLRVDGGITRSV from the coding sequence ATGACTTTGCAGAAAGTGGCAATCATCACCGCCGGTGGCAGCGGCATGGGCGCCGAGGCCGCCCGGCGGCTGGCGGCGGATGGCTTCAAGGTGGCGATTCTGTCGTCGTCGGGCAAGGGCGAGGCGCTGGCCGCCGAGCTGGGCGGCATCGGCGTCACCGGCTCCAACCAGTCGGTAGAAGACCTGCAGCGTCTGGTCGATACCGTGATGCAGCGCTGGGGGCGGGTGGATGTGCTGGTCAACAGCGCAGGCCATGGCCCGCGCGCGCCGATCCTCGAGCTGAGCGACGATGACTGGCACCGCGGCATGGAGGTGTACTTCCTCAATGTGGTGCGGCCAACGCGGCTGGTGACGCCGATCATGCAGCAACAGAAAAGCGGCGTGATCATCAATATCTCGACCTTCGCCGCCTTTGAGCCAGATCCGGCCTTTCCGACCTCGGGTGTGTTCCGCGCAGGGCTGGCGGCATTCACCAAGCTGTTCGCCGATCGCTACGCCGCTGAGAACATCCGCATGAACAACGTGCTGCCGGGCTTTATCGACAGTCTGCCGGAGAAGGAAGAGTTTCGTAGCCGGATTCCCATGGAGCGGTACGGCAAGGCGGAAGAAGTTGCGGCCACGGTCAGCTTCCTGGCCTCCGAGGGCGCGGGTTACATCACGGGGCAGAACCTGCGGGTCGATGGCGGGATCACCCGTTCGGTCTGA
- a CDS encoding GNAT family N-acetyltransferase — translation MSALMFRHATPDDVDRCFAIETSAYEGDEAATREKIATRIDQYPQGFLILQADDQLIGFINSGCAHEVVMSDEAFKELVGHDPRAPNVVIMSVVLDPAHQGRGHASRLMACFVEQMRAAGKATIHLMCKDRHVGLYEKMGYTYVRPSASDHGGMAWHEMVMVL, via the coding sequence ATGAGCGCCCTGATGTTCCGTCACGCCACGCCTGACGATGTGGACCGTTGCTTTGCAATCGAAACCAGCGCCTACGAAGGCGACGAGGCCGCCACCCGGGAAAAGATCGCCACGCGCATCGACCAATACCCGCAAGGCTTCCTGATCCTGCAGGCCGACGACCAGCTGATCGGTTTCATCAACAGCGGCTGCGCCCATGAGGTGGTGATGTCGGACGAAGCCTTCAAGGAATTGGTCGGGCATGATCCACGGGCGCCGAACGTGGTGATCATGTCGGTGGTGCTGGATCCGGCCCATCAGGGCCGGGGTCACGCCAGCCGCTTGATGGCGTGCTTCGTCGAGCAGATGCGCGCGGCTGGCAAGGCAACCATCCACCTGATGTGCAAGGACCGCCACGTCGGCCTGTACGAAAAGATGGGATACACCTATGTGCGCCCGTCGGCCTCCGACCACGGTGGCATGGCCTGGCATGAGATGGTCATGGTGCTTTAG
- a CDS encoding ligand-binding protein SH3 has protein sequence MKYLVVEAHRSEYPAPITFVQGTLLDVGQRYEGQEQWQDWYLCSCPGQISGWVPGQLIERLGVGRGRALADYSAYELDVDPGQQLDGLRWLNGWLWCRRVEGDEQGWVPLAKLRPLA, from the coding sequence GTGAAGTACCTCGTCGTCGAAGCACACCGCAGCGAATACCCCGCGCCCATCACCTTTGTCCAAGGTACCCTGCTGGACGTTGGCCAGCGATACGAAGGCCAGGAACAATGGCAGGACTGGTACCTGTGCAGCTGCCCGGGGCAAATATCCGGTTGGGTGCCGGGGCAACTGATCGAGCGGCTCGGCGTGGGCCGGGGCAGGGCGCTGGCGGACTACTCGGCCTACGAGCTGGATGTCGACCCCGGCCAGCAACTCGATGGCCTGCGTTGGCTGAATGGCTGGCTCTGGTGTCGCCGTGTGGAGGGCGACGAGCAGGGCTGGGTGCCGTTGGCCAAGCTACGTCCCTTGGCCTGA
- a CDS encoding cysteine hydrolase family protein: MTAIASNAALLIIDMQNGINHPRLGPRNNPEAELRMAELLAAWRQSRRPVVHVRHISRDPQSVFWPGQPGCEFQQAFTPQGSEALFEKHVPDAFCNSGLEHWLHQRAIAQLLIVGVITNNSVESTARSAGNLGFDTVVVADACYTFDQRDRQGRLWPAQDVHALALSNLAMDYARVLDSAEVLAMR; encoded by the coding sequence ATGACCGCCATCGCCAGCAACGCCGCCCTGCTGATCATCGACATGCAAAACGGCATCAACCATCCGCGCCTGGGGCCCCGCAACAACCCCGAGGCCGAGCTGCGCATGGCTGAACTGCTCGCCGCCTGGCGGCAAAGCAGGCGGCCGGTGGTCCATGTGCGGCACATTTCCCGCGATCCTCAGTCGGTATTCTGGCCGGGCCAGCCCGGCTGCGAATTCCAGCAGGCCTTTACCCCGCAGGGCAGCGAGGCGCTGTTCGAAAAACATGTGCCAGATGCCTTCTGCAACAGCGGCCTGGAGCACTGGCTGCATCAACGGGCGATTGCCCAGTTGCTGATCGTCGGGGTGATCACCAACAACTCGGTGGAGTCGACCGCGCGCTCGGCGGGCAACCTGGGCTTCGACACAGTGGTGGTGGCGGACGCCTGCTACACCTTCGACCAACGCGACCGCCAGGGGCGGCTGTGGCCGGCGCAGGATGTCCATGCGCTGGCCTTGAGCAACCTGGCCATGGACTATGCGAGGGTCCTCGACAGCGCCGAGGTGCTGGCGATGCGCTGA